In Castor canadensis chromosome 11, mCasCan1.hap1v2, whole genome shotgun sequence, a single genomic region encodes these proteins:
- the LOC109695257 gene encoding signal recognition particle 9 kDa protein isoform X2 → MPQYQTWEEFSRAAEKLYLADPMKVRVVLKYRHADGNLCIKVTDDSVCLLYRTEQAQDVKKIEKFHSQLMRLMVAKESRAVTSAETD, encoded by the exons ATGCCGCAGTACCAGACCTGGGAGGAGTTCAGCCGCGCGGCCGAGAAGCTCTACCTCGCCGACCCGATGAAG gtACGTGTGGTTCTCAAATATAGGCATGCTGATGGGAATTTATGCATTAAAGTAACAGATGACTCAGTT TGTTTGCTGTACAGAACAGAACAAGCTCAAGATGTGAAGAAGATCGAGAAATTCCACAGTCAGCTAATGCGCCTGATGGTGGCCAAGGAGTCCCGGGCCGTCACCTCGGCGGAAACGGACTGA
- the LOC109695257 gene encoding signal recognition particle 9 kDa protein isoform X1, giving the protein MPQYQTWEEFSRAAEKLYLADPMKVRVVLKYRHADGNLCIKVTDDSVDSVLGCLFIPLTEQSILKSSTACDCAYLQIPAFSSRFSSDF; this is encoded by the exons ATGCCGCAGTACCAGACCTGGGAGGAGTTCAGCCGCGCGGCCGAGAAGCTCTACCTCGCCGACCCGATGAAG gtACGTGTGGTTCTCAAATATAGGCATGCTGATGGGAATTTATGCATTAAAGTAACAGATGACTCAGTT GATTCAGTCCTTGGTTGTCTTTTCATACCACTGACAGAGCAGTCCATTCTCAAGTCCAGTACTGCCTGTGACTGTGCCTACTTGCAGATTCCTGCGTTTAGCTCCCGCTTTTCCTCTGACTTCTGA